The Boseongicola sp. DNA segment TGATGGAGCAACGGCTGTCCGAAGTTTCGACCAAGATGAACGACAATCTTCAGGGGTCGGCAACGCGGACGGCGCGGTCATTGGGCGAATTACAGCAGCGCCTGCAAACCATCGACAAAGCCCAGGCCAATATCGAAAAGCTCTCCGGCGACGTGCTGACGTTGCAGGACATACTTTCAAACAAACAGACACGTGGCGCGTTCGGAGAAATCCAATTGAACGACATCGTCACCAAAGCCCTTCCATCGGACAGTTATTCATTGCAGGCAACGCTGTCGAACGGCAAACGCGCTGATTGCCTGATCCACTTGCCGAATCCACCGGGGCCAATCGTCATCGATTCAAAATTTCCGTTGGAAGCTTACGAACAGCTTAGAAACGCCGAAACCGATCGCGAGACAGTCGAGGCGGGCAGGGCGATGAAAACTGCGGTCAAAGCCCACATCAAGGCCATATCCGAAAAGTATATTCTAGACGGCGAAACTGCCGACGGCGCTTTAATGTTCTTGCCGTCCGAGGCTGTTTATGCCGAGCTTCATGCCAACTTCCCTGACCTTGTTCGCGAAGGCTTTGCGGCGCGAGTGTGGATTGTGTCTCCGACCACTTGCATGGCAACTCTGAACACGATGCGCGCCATCTTGAAGGACGCGAGAATGCGTGAACAGGCCGGTGCCATTCGAAAAGAACTTGGATTGTTGAACGGAGATGTGGACCGCCTGACGGCACGCGTCGAGAATCTTGACCGCCATTTTGGTCAGGCTGCCAAGGATATAGCGGACATAAAGATCAGCGCCGACAAAGCCGGGCGACGAGCGCAGAGACTGGACAATTTCGACTTTGAAGAACTTGCACCGGACTCAAGCGGCGATATCGTGCGATTGGCGCCAAAAGAGTAGCTCACAGTTTAAGTGCTCTTGGCCTTATTTTCATCGAATTTTCATCAAATTGAACCGCTAGAAGGAACTCAACCGTGTGAACTCGGTTGTTGTCCTTTGGGTGTGTAATGGCCAAGCGTTTGATCTTAAGCAGTTTATTGGCGGCATCCTTGGCGGGATGCGGTGTAGGTCCATTGCCAGGACATGTTGGTGATCCAAGCTTTCTTGGCGGAACCGATGCCGATGTGTCTTATTCTGGTCTCGCGTTTGCGGATGGAACGCAATTGCTTGCAGACGTTGAGGGCGAGTCCATTACGGTAAAATTGGCGCGTTTCGTTCATGATGAAACCGCCGGAACAACCGAAATCGTCATAACAGACGAAACAGCGACCATACCGGTCGGATTTCTCGACCGGTCCAGCAGGGACGTGATCCTGACAATTGATGGCACACCGGTCGCATTTACCGGTGGTGTTGGAACACTGGACAGTGGGCAATCGGTTTGGTCCTACCTCAACTATGCGCTGACCCAGTCTGGTACTGGCGGCATATACGCTTACGAGGGATATGGCCCGGCAGTTGCAAATTCCATCGACATGGAAGGTGTCTACGCCTTCGGGTTTGAAACTGACCCTACCCAGATAGATGCACGCTCGGACACAGTAAATTACGCCGGAAGCTACTTCGGATACGGGCAGATGCTTGATCTTGATGGGGCAGTAACTGAAAGCGAGGTTGAAACCACCGGTGCTATACAGCTTCAAGCCGATTTTGGCACGTCAACCATTTCAGCACGGTTGGCCGGTGAACTCGATGTGTTGGCCGGTGTTATTCCCTACGAATTGATATTCGTAGGAGCGGACATCGTGGGCAGTGGATTTGTTGGTGGTCCCGACATGACCTGCAGCGCTGGATACACTTGCTCCTCTGCTACGTCCGTCGGAGGCACCTTCTACGGTGTAGATGGCCACGAGATCTCCGGCGTTGTCGGTTTTGATGAGACTGTTTTAGGGCCAGGATTAAGCGGCGGGTATCAATTCCTTGGAGTCGCGGGTTTTTCAGCCGACGAAGAATGAAGGCATTGAAAAGTTTGGCTATCCAACAATGCAAAAGGCCGGCTTGGAAGCCGGCCCTTCTATTTTACGACAGCGCCTTTTGCAGGTTTTCGTCAATCTTCTCAAGAAATCCTGTGGTCGTCAGCCATTTCTGGTCCGGGCCAACCAGTAACGCTAGGTCTTTGGTCATGTGACCACTTTCAACGGTATCGACGATGACTTTCTCCAACGTTTCGGCGAAGCTTTTCAGGGCCTCGTTGCCGTCAAGCTTGGCACGGTGCTTCAGTCCTCCTGTCCAAGCATAAATCGACGCAATCGAGTTGGTGGATGTCTGCTCACCCTTCTGGTGCTGGCGATAGTGCCGCGTCACAGTGCCGTGTGCTGCTTCGGCTTCTACGATTTTGCCGTCAGGCGTCATCAGCTGCGATGTCATCATGCCCAAAGAGCCAAAGCCCTGCGCAACTGTGTCGGACTGAACATCACCATCGTAGTTTTTACAGGCCCAGACGTATCCGCCGGACCACTTCAATGAAGCTGCGACCATATCGTCGATCAACCGGTGCTCATACCAGATCTTCTTAGCTTCGAACTGCTCTTTAAACTCTTCTTCATAAACTTTCTCGAAGATGTCTTTGAATCGACCGTCATAGGCTTTCAGGATTGTGTTCTTCGTCGAAAGGTAAACAGGCCACCCAAGGTTGAGGCCATAGTTGAGCGAAGCCCGTGCAAAGTCGTAAATAGATGCGTCAAGGTTATACATGCCCATGGCAATACCGGATGACGGCGCATCGAATATTTCATGCTCAATTTCTTTGCCATCTTCGCCGACGAATTTCATGGTCAGCTTGCCAGCACTTGGAAACAGAAAGTCGGTTGCGCGATACTGATCACCAAAGGCGTGGCGACCAACGACAATCGGCTGGGTCCAGCCAGGGACAAGCCGAGGAACGTTTTGACAAATGATCGGCTGACGGAAAATAACGCCACCCAGAATGTTGCGAATGGTTCCGTTGGGCGAGCGCCACATCTTTTTTAGGCCAAATTCTTCAACCCGCGCTTCGTCCGGTGTGATCGTAGCGCATTTGACTGCAACACCGACTTCTTTGGTTTTTTCGGCAGCATCGATAGTGATCTGGTCATCTGTGCGATCGCGTTCTTCGATGCCCAGATCGTAGTACAGTAAGTCAACGTCCAGATACGGCAAGATCAACTTGTCTTTGATGAGCTGCCAGATGATGCGGGTCATTTCATCGCCGTCCATTTCGACGATCGGGTTTTCGACTTTGATCTTTGACATCGGCGGTGTCTCCGTTGCGGGTGGAATTGTTTGGTCGCCCAATACGCCATGTCGTCGGTAATGAAAAGTCGGTATGCCAAAGTATACCAAAAAAATTGGCTCCTAATATCCAAACGCCCGGCGTGCCGGGCGAATGATTGAATCTAATGTCTGTCGATGGTCGGTTAGACTAATACTCTAACGAGTGTTTTCTGTCAGGCGACGCTCAACATAGTTGGTTACGTGCCCAATCATCCCCTCCATATGAGGGTCCTCGAAGAAGTGACCAGCACCCTCCATCTCTGTATGGGTGATTGTAATGCCCTTTTGTTCGTGAAGCTTTTCTACCAGCGTATGGGTGTCGCGAGGCGGTGCAACACGGTCTGCGGTTCCATTAATGATCAGACCCGACGACGGGCATGGTGCCAGGAAAGAGAAATCATACATGTTGGCCGGAGGCGATACACTAATGAAGCCGGTGATTTCAGGGCGACGCATCAGCAATTGCATGCCAATCCAGGCCCCAAAAGAGAATCCCGCAACCCAGCAATGCTTCGAGTTCTGATTCATGGACTGTAGGTAATCCAGCGCCGAAGCTGCATCGCTCAGTTCGCCGACGCCTTGGTCATATTCACCTTGGCTGCGCCCTACACCTCTGAAGTTAAACCTTAAAACAGTGAACCCCATATTGAAAAAGGCATAATGCAGGTTGTAGACGACGCGATTGTTCATCGTTCCACCGAATTGCGGGTGTGGATGAAGAATGATCGCGATTGGCGCGTCCTTCGCCTTTTGCGGGTGATAGCGCCCTTCAAGGCGGCCTTCGGGTCCGGGAAAAATTACTTCGGGCATAGGTCGCCATCTTCCTTCAACTTGCCGCGCCCCAATTCTTGACGAATTTAGTCGGGGTCTTTAGAAGCGTTCTAAATTGAACCAGACACGCCACCGCGGACGAAGGGTGAAGTATGCTGCGCGGTCGGAAAGGTCAACAATATTAGGACGTCTCGGCGGCATGAAACTTAGCACAAAGGGTAGATATGCGATGGTTGCGCTTGCCGATCTGGCAACAGTGCCGGACGGAACCCTGTTGTCGCTCGCCGAAATTTCCCGACGGCAAGACATTTCTCTGCCCTATCTTGAGCAATTGTTCGTCAAACTGCGGCGCGCCGGACTGGTGGAATCGGTCAGAGGTCCGGGTGGCGGCTATCGATTGGCGAAGCGACCAGCAGATGTGCGCGTGAGTGACATACTGGAAGCCGTCGATGAAACGGTTTCCGCATTGCATACGGGGGCAGGGGCATCTGGCGGTTCGTCTGGTTCAAAGGCGCAATCGTTGACTAATCGCTTGTGGGAAGGCCTGTCCGCGCATGTCTATGTTTTCCTGCATCAAACGCGTTTGAGTGACATTGTGGAAAATGAACTAGCTCCATGTCCCGCTGTACCGGCGCTGTTCGAATTGGTGGACGAAAGTTGATGCCCGTCACGAACATCACGTGCGAAAACGACGTGTTTTCGATTTGCCTTGTACTTCAGGGTGTCTTTGAAGTTCGCTTCGAACTCCACACCGGAAATCGCGTGGATTTCCAAGTTGGGGATACCCGATCTTGAAACGCACCTATCTGGACTGGAACGCGACCTCTCCTCTATGCCCCGAAGCACGCGAGGCAATGAAGGCTGCACTGGACGGTAGTGGAAACCCTTCTTCTGTGCACGCAGAAGGTCGCGCAGCACGCAATATTATCGAGCGCGCCCGCGGGCAAGTCGCCTCGTTAGTTGGCTGCAAGGCAAGTGAAGTAGTCTTTACTTCTGGTGCAACAGAAGCCGCCAATGTGCTACGGAACTTGCCGCCGAATTGCGCGGTATGTGTGGATGAGACATCCCACGATTGTCTCTGGACGCATTTTGATCTGACCGGTGCCAGCGATCATTACGATGGCCCAGGTCACACCCTGGCGATGGGCGTCGCGAACTCAGAGACCGGTGTTATCAGCAACTCACCGCAGGCAAATGATGGGCGTTTTCCATTTGGTGAGGTCCGCTGCGACATGTTGTTGCTAGATGCCGTGCAGGCCGTGGGGCGAATTGCTTGGAGTTTCCATTGGTCTGGCGCTCATCTGGCAATCATGTCGGCGCACAAGCTGGGTGGACCCAAAGGCGTTGGTGCTTTGATCGTCAGAGATGGCATGGATATCAATGCTTTACAGAAAGGTGGCGGCCAGGAAATGGGACGCCGGTCTGGCACGGAGAATGTTGCAGGCATTGCTGGGTTTGGTGCAGCTTGTGAGGCGGCGGAGCGAGATCTGTCGAGTGGCATTTGGACGGAAGTCGAGAAACTTAGAAATATTCTAGAAAATGCACTGGTAGCTGACGCAAAAGAGACTATTTTTGTCGGGAAAGACCTCGAGCGCCTTCCGAACACTTCGTGTTTTGTAACTCCGGGTTGGAAGGGCGAAACGCAAGTCATGCAGATGGACCTGGCTGGAATCGCGGTATCTTCTGGGTCGGCGTGTTCGTCCGGAAAGGTCAAAGCGCCGCGTGTTTTGCGGGCTATGGGATTGAACGATAGAGCGGCCGAAAGTGCGCTGCGGGTCTCGTTGGGGCCGACGACGACTAAAGAAGATGTGCTGCGCTTTGCAGATGCGTGGCTGACGCAGGAACGAAAATTCCGCCAACGGGCGGCGTGATGGGAGAGCCGATAATGGCAGCTTTGGATATCACTCAGGTGAAAGACGGCGTCGATCAGGAAACTGTTGATGCTGTGCGTTCGCTATCGGGGACCTACAAGTATGGCTGGGAAACCGACATCGAGATGGAATACGCACCGAAAGGTCTTTCTGAAGACATTGTGCGTTTAATATCGGAGAAAAACGGCGAACCAGAATGGATGACCGACTGGCGCCTAGAGGCATACCGTCGTTGGCTTCAGATGGATGAGCCTGATTGGGCTATGATTAACTATCCCAAAATCGACTATCAGGAACAATACTACTACGCCAAACCAAAGAGCATGGCCGAAAAGCCAAAATCCTTGGACGACGTCGATCCGAAACTTTTGGAGACTTACGCAAAACTTGGCATCCCCTTGAAAGAACAAATGATCTTGGCGGGCGTCGAAGGTGCAGAAGATGCGCCTTCCGAGGGCCGAAAAGTCGCAGTCGACGCCGTTTTCGACTCTGTCAGCGTGGGCACGACATTCCAGGCAGAGCTCAAGAAAGCGGGCGTTATCTTTTGTTCGATTTCAGAAGCCATTCGCGAACATCCCGATCTGGTTAAAAAATACCTCGGATCGGTGGTGCCTCAATCGGACAACTTCTTTGCCACGCTGAATTCGGCCGTCTTTACTGATGGTTCGTTCGTCTATGTCCCGCCCGGGACCCGCTGCCCAATGGAACTAAGCACGTATTTCCGTATCAATGCCGAGAATACAGGTCAGTTCGAACGTACTCTAATCATATGCGATAAAGAGGCTTACGTCTCTTATCTGGAAGGGTGCACTGCGCCTCAGCGTGACACACATCAGCTTCACGCTGCTGTTGTGGAGTTGGTAGCTATGGACGACGCCGAGATTAAATATTCAACGGTTCAAAACTGGTATCCCGGTGACGAAAACGGCAAGGGCGGCATTTATAACTTCGTGACCAAACGGGCTGACTGCCGTGGTGATCGGTCCAAAGTGATGTGGACCCAGGTTGAAACAGGCTCGGCTGTGACCTGGAAGTATCCATCTTGCATTCTGCGTGGTGAGGAAAGTCAGGGCGAGTTTTACTCGATTGCCATTACCAACAACATGCAGCAGGCAGATACCGGAACGAAAATGGTTCACCTGGGCAAGAACTCCAAATCGCGGATTGTGTCCAAGGGGATATCTGCAGGCAGAGCTCAGAACACGTATCGTGGCCTGGTTTCAATGCACCCTCGCGCCAAAAACTCGCGTAATTACACGCAATGTGACTCTCTTCTGATCGGCGATAAATGTGGGGCGCACACGGTGCCTTATATTGAAGTGAAAAATAACTCTAGCCGGGTAGAACACGAGGCGACAACTTCGAAAGTTGATGACGATCAGCTGTTCTATTGTCGCCAGCGCGGCATGGACGAAGAAGAAGCCGTTGCTCTAGTTGTGAATGGATTTTGCAAAGAAGTGCTGCAAGCCTTGCCGATGGAATTTGCGATGGAAGCCCAACAACTTGTGGCGATCTCGCTTGAAGGGTCTGTGGGGTAAGTTCGATGCGCTCGGTTCTTCTAACTGCGGTTTTTACCGGTGCTTTCTGCTCGGCTTTCGCAGTGTTCATTGATTACGCAACTGACATGCTGGCGCAGAACCAAATCATCGTCGTGAGTTTTGCGAGTGGTTTTATGGGAAGCCTTATTGCGCAATTGGTGATTGGGCGCTGGAGGGCCAAGCAGGGAAGCCCCGGGGAGATGGATCAATGATTATCAGCACGACACCGTCAATCGAAGGTCGCCCGATCAAGGACTACCGCGGAGTAGTTGTCGGAGAAGCTATCCTTGGTGCGAACGTTTTCCGCGATTTGTTTGCCCAGATTACCGATATCGTCGGAGGGCGTTCGGGAGCCTATGAGCAAGAGTTGGGGAAGGCGCGAGATATTGCTCTGCGCGAATTGGAAGAACGCGCCATCGCGGTCGGCGGGAACGCAGTTGTGGGAGTCGATCTGGATTACGAAGTTATCAACAACATGCTGATGGTTTCTGCGTCCGGAACCGCCGTGGTTTTGGACTAAGATGCCGCATAGTTCTGAAAATAAACAATTTTTTCGGATATTCCCCTCGTTATTCGTGGGTGTCGGGGACGGTTTGGATGCGTCGGAGCGCTGGATTCGCTCACTTTTTTCCCAATCCTTGCCCTTCTTTCGTCACGAAGCGCTGAAAAAAACAGCCCGACGCATTGAAGGGGATTTTCAGCATGTCAATTGGACAAGCACAGCGCAACTCGTTCGAAGAGCGCATAAAGCGCATCGGAACGAATGCGCCGAATACCATGGGCGAAGTGCACATTGGGCCACGGGACGAAAAGACGGCGCGCAAGGGCAAGTCGACCAACACCGTTCGCTTAAAGAACAAGAAGAAAAAGGTTCGGGTCGGCGAAGGATCCAATCTGGTTTTGGTGCCTGTCGCAGTGATTATCGGTGGCTTATCTGTTTTTGCGGGCAAGGCGGCGGCGTTTCACTTCTTTCAAGACGGCGGTTTGATGCCAATCGAAATACCTGTGGTGGCGATTCAACCTTACATTATCTACGCCCATCTTTTGATCGCAGGCCTGTTGGCGCTGATGTTTACCTGGACGTTCGGTTTAAAAGGAATGATGCGCAAGTTGGCGGTTGCAATTGGGTTTGGTGCGATGCTCTTCGGCGAAATTCAGATGATCGAAAAGTTTCCGGAAACCTATGCGAACTTCTTTTCAAAAGACTATGTTGCCGCTGCGCTAAAATCGCGCGCGTAACC contains these protein-coding regions:
- the rmuC gene encoding DNA recombination protein RmuC, which codes for MIQIGETSYAFTDPIVLLIGFGGALLLLVLVLLFMSVRRAGQSTEMMRPLSQDMATLSQRVQSLSDGQHQLAGGLTHVSEAQAASQANMLKLMEQRLSEVSTKMNDNLQGSATRTARSLGELQQRLQTIDKAQANIEKLSGDVLTLQDILSNKQTRGAFGEIQLNDIVTKALPSDSYSLQATLSNGKRADCLIHLPNPPGPIVIDSKFPLEAYEQLRNAETDRETVEAGRAMKTAVKAHIKAISEKYILDGETADGALMFLPSEAVYAELHANFPDLVREGFAARVWIVSPTTCMATLNTMRAILKDARMREQAGAIRKELGLLNGDVDRLTARVENLDRHFGQAAKDIADIKISADKAGRRAQRLDNFDFEELAPDSSGDIVRLAPKE
- a CDS encoding NADP-dependent isocitrate dehydrogenase, with amino-acid sequence MSKIKVENPIVEMDGDEMTRIIWQLIKDKLILPYLDVDLLYYDLGIEERDRTDDQITIDAAEKTKEVGVAVKCATITPDEARVEEFGLKKMWRSPNGTIRNILGGVIFRQPIICQNVPRLVPGWTQPIVVGRHAFGDQYRATDFLFPSAGKLTMKFVGEDGKEIEHEIFDAPSSGIAMGMYNLDASIYDFARASLNYGLNLGWPVYLSTKNTILKAYDGRFKDIFEKVYEEEFKEQFEAKKIWYEHRLIDDMVAASLKWSGGYVWACKNYDGDVQSDTVAQGFGSLGMMTSQLMTPDGKIVEAEAAHGTVTRHYRQHQKGEQTSTNSIASIYAWTGGLKHRAKLDGNEALKSFAETLEKVIVDTVESGHMTKDLALLVGPDQKWLTTTGFLEKIDENLQKALS
- a CDS encoding alpha/beta fold hydrolase — encoded protein: MPEVIFPGPEGRLEGRYHPQKAKDAPIAIILHPHPQFGGTMNNRVVYNLHYAFFNMGFTVLRFNFRGVGRSQGEYDQGVGELSDAASALDYLQSMNQNSKHCWVAGFSFGAWIGMQLLMRRPEITGFISVSPPANMYDFSFLAPCPSSGLIINGTADRVAPPRDTHTLVEKLHEQKGITITHTEMEGAGHFFEDPHMEGMIGHVTNYVERRLTENTR
- a CDS encoding Rrf2 family transcriptional regulator, with the protein product MKLSTKGRYAMVALADLATVPDGTLLSLAEISRRQDISLPYLEQLFVKLRRAGLVESVRGPGGGYRLAKRPADVRVSDILEAVDETVSALHTGAGASGGSSGSKAQSLTNRLWEGLSAHVYVFLHQTRLSDIVENELAPCPAVPALFELVDES
- a CDS encoding aminotransferase class V-fold PLP-dependent enzyme; this translates as MKRTYLDWNATSPLCPEAREAMKAALDGSGNPSSVHAEGRAARNIIERARGQVASLVGCKASEVVFTSGATEAANVLRNLPPNCAVCVDETSHDCLWTHFDLTGASDHYDGPGHTLAMGVANSETGVISNSPQANDGRFPFGEVRCDMLLLDAVQAVGRIAWSFHWSGAHLAIMSAHKLGGPKGVGALIVRDGMDINALQKGGGQEMGRRSGTENVAGIAGFGAACEAAERDLSSGIWTEVEKLRNILENALVADAKETIFVGKDLERLPNTSCFVTPGWKGETQVMQMDLAGIAVSSGSACSSGKVKAPRVLRAMGLNDRAAESALRVSLGPTTTKEDVLRFADAWLTQERKFRQRAA
- the sufB gene encoding Fe-S cluster assembly protein SufB, which gives rise to MAALDITQVKDGVDQETVDAVRSLSGTYKYGWETDIEMEYAPKGLSEDIVRLISEKNGEPEWMTDWRLEAYRRWLQMDEPDWAMINYPKIDYQEQYYYAKPKSMAEKPKSLDDVDPKLLETYAKLGIPLKEQMILAGVEGAEDAPSEGRKVAVDAVFDSVSVGTTFQAELKKAGVIFCSISEAIREHPDLVKKYLGSVVPQSDNFFATLNSAVFTDGSFVYVPPGTRCPMELSTYFRINAENTGQFERTLIICDKEAYVSYLEGCTAPQRDTHQLHAAVVELVAMDDAEIKYSTVQNWYPGDENGKGGIYNFVTKRADCRGDRSKVMWTQVETGSAVTWKYPSCILRGEESQGEFYSIAITNNMQQADTGTKMVHLGKNSKSRIVSKGISAGRAQNTYRGLVSMHPRAKNSRNYTQCDSLLIGDKCGAHTVPYIEVKNNSSRVEHEATTSKVDDDQLFYCRQRGMDEEEAVALVVNGFCKEVLQALPMEFAMEAQQLVAISLEGSVG
- a CDS encoding heavy metal-binding domain-containing protein; translated protein: MIISTTPSIEGRPIKDYRGVVVGEAILGANVFRDLFAQITDIVGGRSGAYEQELGKARDIALRELEERAIAVGGNAVVGVDLDYEVINNMLMVSASGTAVVLD